A single Brachybacterium sillae DNA region contains:
- the trpA gene encoding tryptophan synthase subunit alpha, with translation MSATGPRAAQILDRTRDEGRPALIGYLPAGFPDVRRCIDAAKVLVDEGVDILEIGLPYSDPVMDGPVIQAATEQSLAQGFRTRQVFDILEALADTGAALLVMTYWNLVEAQGVEDFARRLADSGGAGLITPDLIPEEAGEWIAASDAHDLDRVFLVAPSSPRERLEHVVRHSRGFVYAASTMGVTGTRSSVSSAAEGLVERTRAAGAPHVAVGLGVSTADQAAEVGAYADGVIVGSAFVRALADGNGDTADLARTARDLRSGIDRARGR, from the coding sequence ATGAGCGCCACCGGACCGCGCGCCGCACAGATCCTCGACCGCACCCGCGACGAGGGCCGTCCCGCGCTCATCGGGTACCTCCCGGCCGGGTTCCCCGACGTCCGCCGGTGCATCGACGCCGCGAAGGTTCTGGTCGACGAGGGCGTGGACATCCTCGAGATCGGTCTGCCGTACTCGGACCCGGTGATGGACGGCCCGGTGATCCAGGCCGCCACCGAGCAGTCCCTCGCCCAGGGCTTCCGCACCCGCCAGGTGTTCGACATCCTCGAAGCCCTCGCCGACACCGGCGCCGCCCTGCTGGTCATGACCTACTGGAACCTGGTCGAGGCGCAGGGGGTGGAGGACTTCGCGCGGCGCCTGGCGGACTCCGGCGGCGCCGGCCTCATCACCCCCGACCTCATCCCCGAGGAGGCGGGGGAGTGGATCGCCGCCTCCGACGCCCACGACCTCGACCGCGTGTTCCTGGTGGCGCCGTCGTCCCCGCGCGAGCGACTCGAACACGTGGTGCGGCACAGCCGCGGTTTCGTCTATGCCGCCAGCACCATGGGAGTCACCGGCACCCGCAGCAGCGTGAGCTCCGCCGCGGAGGGCCTGGTCGAGCGCACCCGCGCCGCCGGCGCCCCCCACGTCGCGGTCGGGCTCGGCGTCTCCACCGCCGACCAGGCCGCCGAGGTCGGGGCCTACGCCGACGGTGTCATCGTGGGTTCCGCCTTCGTGCGGGCCCTCGCCGACGGGAACGGCGACACCGCCGATCTCGCGCGCACCGCCCGCGATCTGCGCAGCGGCATCGACCGGGCGCGGGGTCGTTGA
- the lgt gene encoding prolipoprotein diacylglyceryl transferase, whose translation MLRAEIPSSPISAISLGPLTIHFYALCILTGIAVAIWWATRRWEERGGNGDDLFDIAFVAVIAGIIGARVWHVLTSPAPFFGPGGNPIAVLYIWQGGLAIYGAVAAGALAVWWMARRKRVSFAALADTIAPTLMVAQAIGRFGNWFNQELYGPPLDAWWAWRIPCVTNGEQIAGCVPGTYHPTFLYEQLWNLVGVLVLLWAARRWQLAGGRIFWLYVAIYSTGRAWIDAMRSEPVMMIGPLRIHTVVALVMVVVAVAMLAWLTRRAHRRGAEAWAADGSPRPLDGVSDHGPEISVAQQGS comes from the coding sequence ATGCTGCGCGCCGAGATCCCCAGCTCGCCGATCTCGGCGATCTCCTTGGGGCCACTGACGATCCACTTCTACGCCCTGTGCATCCTCACCGGCATCGCCGTCGCCATCTGGTGGGCCACCCGCCGGTGGGAGGAGCGCGGCGGCAACGGTGATGATCTCTTCGATATCGCCTTCGTGGCAGTCATCGCGGGCATCATCGGTGCTCGTGTCTGGCATGTGCTGACCTCCCCGGCGCCGTTCTTCGGACCCGGTGGCAACCCGATCGCCGTGCTGTACATCTGGCAGGGCGGTCTCGCGATCTATGGCGCTGTCGCCGCCGGTGCCCTGGCCGTGTGGTGGATGGCCCGCCGCAAGCGGGTCTCCTTCGCGGCCCTCGCCGACACCATCGCGCCGACCCTTATGGTGGCGCAGGCCATCGGGCGCTTCGGCAACTGGTTCAACCAGGAGCTCTACGGCCCGCCGCTGGACGCCTGGTGGGCGTGGCGCATCCCCTGCGTCACCAACGGGGAGCAGATCGCCGGGTGCGTGCCCGGCACCTACCATCCGACGTTCCTGTACGAACAGCTGTGGAACCTCGTCGGCGTGCTGGTGCTGCTGTGGGCGGCACGCCGCTGGCAGCTCGCCGGCGGCCGCATCTTCTGGCTGTACGTGGCGATCTACTCCACCGGCCGGGCCTGGATCGACGCCATGCGCAGCGAACCGGTGATGATGATCGGCCCCCTCCGGATCCACACCGTCGTCGCCCTGGTGATGGTGGTCGTGGCCGTCGCGATGCTCGCCTGGCTCACCCGGCGGGCGCACCGGCGCGGGGCCGAGGCCTGGGCGGCGGACGGGTCTCCCCGCCCCCTCGACGGTGTCTCGGATCACGGACCTGAGATCTCAGTGGCGCAGCAGGGCTCCTAG
- a CDS encoding ISL3 family transposase, with protein sequence MHDATVGGRADAFASPDLTAFCRLDELGLVVTGQRLELDRAVLACQVVEPDQWCRRCGCEGRPRDTVVRRLAHEPLGWRPTTLEVVVRRYRCSGCGYVWRQDTTAAAEPRTTLSRRALRWALEGIVVQHLTVARVAEGLGVAWDTANDAVLAEGKRVLIDEEHRLEGVKAVGVDEHVWRHTRRGDRYVTVIIDLTPVRDGTGPARRLDMVEGRSKQAFKTWLADRPQEWRDGVEVVAMDGFTGFKTAAVEELPDVVTVLDPFHVTRLAGEALDECRRRVQQAICVHRGRKGDPLYAARRTLSTGADLLNDKQKDRLDTLFADDAHVEVEVTWSVYQRMIAVYRHENRRHGRELMARLIDSISTGVPKALVEITKLGRTLKKRATDVLAYFDRPSTSNGPTEAIHGRLEHLRGSALGFRNLTNYIARSLLETGGFRPRLHPGFG encoded by the coding sequence GTGCACGACGCTACCGTCGGCGGGCGCGCTGATGCGTTCGCCAGCCCCGACCTGACTGCCTTCTGCCGCCTCGACGAACTCGGCCTCGTTGTCACCGGGCAGCGACTCGAGCTGGATCGTGCCGTATTGGCCTGCCAGGTGGTCGAGCCCGACCAGTGGTGCCGGCGCTGCGGCTGCGAAGGGAGACCACGTGACACCGTGGTCCGACGGCTTGCCCACGAACCACTGGGCTGGCGGCCCACGACGCTGGAGGTCGTCGTGCGCCGTTACCGCTGCAGCGGCTGCGGGTATGTGTGGCGCCAGGACACCACCGCCGCGGCCGAGCCCCGGACCACGTTGTCTCGGCGCGCTCTGCGGTGGGCGCTGGAAGGGATCGTGGTCCAGCACCTGACCGTGGCTCGGGTCGCCGAGGGGCTCGGGGTGGCCTGGGACACCGCCAACGACGCCGTTCTGGCCGAGGGCAAGCGGGTGCTGATCGACGAGGAGCACCGCTTAGAGGGGGTGAAGGCCGTCGGGGTCGATGAGCACGTGTGGAGGCACACCCGTCGCGGCGACAGGTACGTCACCGTGATCATCGACCTCACCCCAGTGCGAGATGGCACCGGCCCGGCACGGCGGCTGGACATGGTCGAAGGACGCTCCAAGCAGGCGTTCAAGACCTGGCTGGCCGACCGCCCGCAGGAGTGGCGCGACGGCGTGGAGGTGGTCGCGATGGACGGCTTCACCGGGTTCAAGACCGCCGCCGTCGAGGAACTGCCCGACGTGGTGACCGTGCTAGATCCCTTCCACGTCACGCGCCTCGCTGGCGAGGCGCTCGATGAGTGCCGACGGCGAGTTCAGCAGGCCATCTGTGTGCACCGCGGCCGCAAGGGCGACCCGCTCTATGCCGCCCGCCGGACCCTGTCCACCGGCGCCGACCTGCTCAACGACAAGCAGAAGGACCGACTGGACACCCTGTTCGCCGACGACGCCCACGTCGAGGTCGAGGTCACCTGGAGCGTCTACCAGCGCATGATCGCCGTCTACCGCCACGAGAACCGGCGCCACGGCCGCGAGCTGATGGCCCGGCTCATCGACTCGATCAGCACCGGCGTCCCCAAAGCCCTGGTCGAGATCACCAAGCTCGGCAGGACGCTGAAGAAGCGCGCCACCGACGTCCTGGCCTACTTCGACCGGCCCAGCACCTCCAACGGGCCCACCGAGGCGATCCACGGCAGGCTCGAGCACCTGCGCGGCTCGGCGCTGGGGTTCCGCAACCTGACCAACTACATCGCCAGATCCCTGCTCGAGACCGGCGGGTTCAGACCCCGACTACACCCTGGATTCGGATGA
- a CDS encoding TetR/AcrR family transcriptional regulator, with translation MPEEKQPRPQISADVRRRLLMDAAMTVMKREGIAAASTRAICQEAGMAHGVFHYCFRSKHELFTALIEADFNAPLEAAWGKLGPTTDPKDGFRDLFAEYWTSLEKDAGHQLVLSELTNYALRDEDLRDLPQWEHGAYRDKIAHHLQRFQTQLGVEFTIPADDLAELILAALSGVTTAWLAHGDGAIARRSLDQFAAVFASYASSSQ, from the coding sequence ATGCCTGAGGAGAAACAGCCGAGGCCGCAGATCAGCGCAGATGTGCGCAGGCGCCTGCTCATGGACGCGGCGATGACGGTCATGAAACGCGAGGGGATTGCCGCCGCATCGACGCGCGCGATCTGCCAGGAAGCGGGGATGGCCCATGGCGTGTTCCACTACTGCTTCCGCTCCAAGCACGAGCTTTTCACAGCTCTCATTGAGGCCGACTTCAACGCCCCCCTGGAGGCGGCATGGGGCAAGCTCGGCCCAACCACCGATCCCAAGGACGGGTTCCGCGACCTGTTCGCCGAGTACTGGACCAGCCTGGAGAAGGACGCCGGGCATCAGCTCGTGCTCTCAGAGCTGACGAACTACGCCTTGCGCGACGAGGATCTACGAGATCTGCCGCAGTGGGAGCACGGTGCCTACCGCGATAAGATCGCCCACCATCTCCAGCGGTTCCAGACGCAGCTCGGCGTCGAGTTCACCATCCCCGCCGACGATCTTGCCGAGTTGATCCTTGCCGCGCTTTCGGGGGTGACGACCGCGTGGCTTGCTCATGGAGACGGGGCGATCGCCCGGCGAAGCCTGGACCAGTTCGCGGCCGTGTTCGCCTCGTACGCCTCGTCCTCGCAGTAG
- a CDS encoding MFS transporter: protein MSIDLTVLAVAVPELSEDLAPSASQLLWIVDIYGIFLAGLLILMGSLGDRIGRRRLLLIGSLLFGAASAIAAFSTSPEMLIAARALLGIGGATLMPSTLSLIRNIFADPDQRRRAISVWAAAFAGGAGLGPVVGGAILEHFEWGAVFLINVPLMIVLLIAGPFLIPESKDSRPGRFDLASAALLIVSVLAFVYGLKHAAEYEWGWSAIAFLAIGILGGTWFTFRQRRLANPLVDVTLFRSLPFSVAVLANIAGVFALVTVLYFFPQYIQLVLEKTPLQAGLWALPIAFGAILGAILAPILARKIPIGWLIGIGLFIAAAGYAVLAGLGVDEMMALAFTGGALIGGGVGLTDTLTNDVIIATAPPNRAAAAAGISETAYELGGAMGIAILGSFGTSIYRDRVESSAVGLPEEAVDAAKETLGGAHMVAGELPGEAARGFIAMVNDAFTTAMTDTFIVGSAILAVTAITAVLVLRTRRARKDAP, encoded by the coding sequence ATGAGCATCGACCTCACGGTCCTCGCCGTGGCCGTCCCAGAACTCAGCGAAGATTTGGCCCCGTCAGCAAGTCAGCTGCTGTGGATCGTCGACATCTACGGCATCTTCCTTGCCGGGCTGCTCATCCTGATGGGCTCGCTCGGGGACCGCATCGGCAGGCGACGGCTTCTCCTGATCGGATCACTGCTGTTCGGTGCCGCTTCGGCGATCGCAGCGTTCTCCACCAGCCCTGAGATGCTCATTGCTGCTCGCGCGTTACTCGGTATCGGCGGTGCGACGCTCATGCCCTCGACCCTGTCGTTGATCCGCAACATCTTCGCTGATCCTGATCAGCGCAGGCGGGCGATCTCGGTGTGGGCAGCAGCGTTCGCCGGAGGTGCCGGGCTCGGCCCGGTCGTGGGTGGAGCCATCCTGGAGCACTTCGAATGGGGGGCAGTGTTCCTCATCAACGTGCCGCTGATGATCGTGCTCCTCATTGCCGGTCCATTTCTGATTCCGGAGTCCAAGGACTCACGGCCTGGCCGGTTCGATCTCGCATCGGCTGCACTGCTGATCGTCTCCGTGCTCGCGTTCGTCTACGGACTCAAGCACGCCGCCGAGTACGAATGGGGCTGGTCCGCCATCGCGTTCCTGGCTATCGGCATCTTAGGCGGCACCTGGTTCACGTTCCGGCAGCGACGTCTGGCCAACCCCCTGGTCGACGTCACGCTCTTTCGCTCACTGCCCTTCTCCGTGGCGGTACTGGCCAACATTGCCGGCGTGTTCGCGTTGGTCACCGTGCTGTACTTCTTCCCCCAGTACATCCAACTCGTCCTCGAAAAGACTCCTCTGCAAGCGGGTCTCTGGGCTCTGCCCATCGCATTCGGCGCGATCCTCGGCGCGATCCTCGCCCCGATTCTCGCTCGCAAGATCCCAATCGGCTGGCTCATCGGCATCGGCCTATTCATCGCCGCAGCCGGTTACGCGGTGCTGGCAGGCCTCGGGGTCGACGAGATGATGGCCCTGGCGTTTACCGGTGGAGCCCTGATCGGTGGCGGAGTCGGCCTGACCGACACGCTCACCAACGATGTCATCATCGCGACCGCGCCGCCCAATCGTGCCGCTGCCGCCGCAGGAATCAGCGAGACCGCATACGAGCTCGGTGGCGCTATGGGCATCGCGATCCTCGGCAGCTTCGGCACCTCCATCTACCGCGACAGGGTCGAATCCTCCGCAGTCGGCCTTCCCGAGGAAGCGGTCGATGCCGCGAAGGAGACACTCGGGGGCGCCCACATGGTTGCCGGGGAACTGCCCGGCGAGGCCGCGCGAGGGTTCATCGCGATGGTCAACGATGCCTTCACCACGGCCATGACCGACACCTTCATCGTCGGCAGCGCGATCCTGGCCGTCACCGCGATCACCGCTGTCCTCGTGCTGCGCACCCGGCGCGCCCGGAAGGACGCACCATGA
- a CDS encoding SDR family NAD(P)-dependent oxidoreductase, whose protein sequence is MSTQRPDTIPVVLVTGATGGLGAAFAEYFASRGWSIVLSARNCEALERFAQKLTADHGARVEVLAADLTTSDGIATLTGYCTTHRVDAVVNNAGAAHTRPFAALPREVIEQEIVLDCCAPGSVQALIPGRMRGYGSTEEVHRGVAGAGHPDGAGGDR, encoded by the coding sequence ATGAGCACCCAGCGGCCAGACACTATCCCCGTCGTGCTGGTCACGGGTGCCACCGGGGGTCTCGGTGCCGCATTCGCCGAGTACTTCGCGAGCCGGGGATGGTCGATCGTCCTGTCCGCCCGCAACTGTGAGGCGCTGGAACGCTTCGCGCAAAAGCTCACGGCTGACCATGGTGCACGAGTCGAGGTCCTGGCGGCGGATCTCACCACGAGCGACGGGATCGCGACGCTCACGGGCTATTGCACAACCCATCGAGTCGACGCGGTGGTCAACAATGCGGGCGCGGCCCATACGCGGCCGTTCGCCGCCTTGCCACGTGAGGTCATTGAGCAGGAGATCGTGCTCGACTGTTGCGCCCCGGGTTCGGTGCAGGCTCTGATTCCAGGAAGGATGAGGGGCTATGGCAGCACCGAGGAAGTACATCGAGGAGTTGCGGGAGCGGGCCACCCGGATGGCGCTGGAGGCGATCGCTGA
- a CDS encoding IS5 family transposase, translated as MSRDVITDEVWELIRDVFPPVRTRGRPPVDRRTVVEATAWRFRTGSAWRDLPDRFGSWNTIYKNFRRWASDGVWEDLLTHVQKRASLQGEIDWVVSVDSSIARVHQHGATLPRVTGGSIERQEVGAGAS; from the coding sequence GTGTCTCGAGATGTCATCACGGACGAGGTCTGGGAGCTGATCCGGGACGTGTTCCCGCCGGTGAGGACACGGGGCCGTCCTCCGGTGGATCGGCGCACGGTGGTCGAGGCGACCGCGTGGCGGTTCCGCACGGGATCGGCGTGGCGAGACCTGCCCGATCGGTTCGGGAGCTGGAACACGATCTACAAGAACTTCCGGCGGTGGGCGAGCGACGGCGTCTGGGAGGACCTGCTCACCCATGTGCAGAAGCGGGCGTCGCTTCAGGGTGAGATCGACTGGGTCGTGTCGGTGGATTCCTCGATCGCGCGTGTCCATCAGCATGGCGCGACCTTGCCCCGGGTCACAGGGGGATCCATCGAACGACAAGAAGTCGGGGCCGGAGCCTCCTGA
- a CDS encoding winged helix-turn-helix transcriptional regulator codes for MVTERSWNPLLATCPSRTSLARIANKWTALIVIALQHRRLRFGELQAAVDGISKKVLVDTLRDLERDGIVERIDHGTVPRHVDYGLTPLGSTLEHPLGALVDWAAEHFDDVLEARQAYDEKALGTPHG; via the coding sequence ATGGTCACCGAACGTTCATGGAATCCCCTGCTCGCGACCTGCCCGTCGCGCACCTCTCTCGCGCGGATCGCCAACAAGTGGACCGCATTGATCGTCATCGCGCTCCAGCATCGGCGTCTGCGCTTCGGCGAGCTCCAGGCGGCCGTCGACGGCATCAGCAAGAAGGTTCTGGTGGACACTCTCCGCGACCTGGAGCGCGACGGGATCGTCGAGCGGATCGATCACGGCACAGTGCCCCGCCACGTCGACTACGGCCTCACGCCACTCGGCTCGACCTTGGAGCATCCACTTGGGGCGCTGGTCGATTGGGCGGCCGAGCACTTCGATGACGTCCTTGAAGCTCGTCAGGCCTATGACGAGAAAGCACTGGGCACCCCGCACGGCTGA
- a CDS encoding nuclear transport factor 2 family protein: MTATPPVETVETYFTHLAQGNVEQAMAVLDPDVAWHQPGDNRFSGVHRGPDAIRALIGGMMEATGGTFAVAPTGPLMANEDVVAAPVRFTGHRDGRELDQPGVDLLTVRDGRIVEVRLFSSDGPAEDQFWGKA; this comes from the coding sequence ATGACTGCCACACCCCCCGTTGAGACCGTCGAAACCTACTTCACCCATCTGGCCCAGGGCAACGTCGAGCAGGCCATGGCCGTGCTCGACCCGGACGTCGCGTGGCACCAGCCTGGCGACAACCGCTTCTCGGGCGTGCACCGCGGCCCGGATGCCATCCGTGCCCTGATCGGCGGCATGATGGAGGCCACCGGCGGGACATTCGCGGTGGCCCCGACCGGCCCCCTCATGGCGAACGAGGACGTGGTGGCCGCCCCGGTGCGCTTCACGGGTCACCGAGATGGGCGAGAGCTGGACCAGCCCGGGGTGGATCTTCTCACTGTCCGGGACGGCCGGATCGTCGAGGTCCGGCTCTTCTCCTCAGACGGCCCCGCCGAGGACCAGTTCTGGGGGAAGGCGTAA
- a CDS encoding NAD(P)-binding protein — MNSKQYAPEHREVLIVGAGFSGLANLHLLRRAGIDAAIVEASDDVGGTWHANRYPGVRTDSESHYYCLSFAQEVTVNRL; from the coding sequence ATGAACTCCAAGCAGTACGCCCCAGAGCATCGTGAAGTCCTCATCGTAGGCGCCGGCTTCAGCGGCCTGGCCAATCTCCACCTGCTGCGCCGTGCAGGGATCGACGCCGCGATTGTCGAAGCAAGTGACGACGTCGGTGGCACTTGGCATGCGAACCGATACCCGGGGGTCCGAACAGACAGCGAATCGCACTATTACTGCTTGTCCTTTGCCCAGGAAGTCACCGTGAATCGGCTGTAA
- a CDS encoding IS110 family transposase, translated as MTIVANTFAYVIGADTHSRTHTLAVLDARTGARVDTRTFPTTPAGLSRAVAWIARRTSGLADVLVTIEGVGSYGARLARACQDAGYRVVESFPTAARERRGRGKSDEIDAELIARSVLGVDADNLRDPRQDAGVRAALRVLIGARDLINLERTRSINALTALLRTVDLGIDARASLTKKQLAAMESWRTRQEDLATATARREAIRLARRVAVCDQDLAANRDEITALVAASDAAILLDEPGIGAINAAVIIAAWSHPGRVRSEAAFAVLAGVSPVPASSGNTTRHRLNRGGDRRLNRALSSIALTRMSHHPPTRAYVERRRAEGRTTKEIRRSLKRYIARQLYRRLSEQSGLDNT; from the coding sequence ATGACCATCGTCGCAAACACGTTCGCGTATGTCATCGGCGCGGACACCCATTCCAGAACACACACTCTCGCCGTGCTCGACGCGCGCACTGGCGCCAGAGTGGACACTCGGACCTTCCCGACGACGCCGGCGGGATTATCACGCGCGGTCGCGTGGATCGCTCGGCGCACCAGCGGGCTGGCCGATGTGCTCGTAACGATCGAGGGCGTCGGCTCGTATGGCGCCCGGCTCGCGAGAGCATGCCAGGACGCCGGCTACCGGGTCGTGGAGTCGTTCCCGACAGCGGCACGTGAACGTCGCGGACGAGGCAAGAGCGACGAGATCGACGCGGAACTGATCGCCCGCTCCGTGCTCGGCGTCGATGCCGACAACCTCCGTGATCCGCGTCAGGACGCGGGAGTCCGCGCGGCGCTGCGGGTGCTGATCGGCGCCCGCGACCTCATCAACCTCGAACGCACCAGGTCGATCAACGCCTTGACCGCGCTGCTTCGAACGGTCGACCTCGGCATCGACGCCCGCGCCTCGCTCACCAAGAAGCAGCTCGCGGCGATGGAGTCCTGGCGCACGCGACAGGAGGACCTCGCGACCGCGACAGCCCGCCGGGAAGCGATCCGGCTGGCCCGACGGGTTGCCGTCTGCGATCAGGACCTCGCTGCTAACCGTGACGAGATCACCGCGCTGGTCGCCGCCAGCGACGCCGCAATCCTGCTCGACGAGCCCGGGATCGGCGCGATCAACGCGGCCGTGATCATCGCCGCCTGGTCACACCCCGGCCGGGTCCGCTCCGAAGCAGCGTTCGCCGTGCTCGCCGGCGTCAGTCCCGTGCCCGCCTCGAGCGGAAACACCACCCGTCATCGCCTCAACCGAGGAGGCGACAGGCGTCTGAACAGAGCCTTATCGTCGATCGCGCTGACCCGAATGTCGCACCACCCGCCGACCCGCGCCTACGTCGAACGCCGACGAGCCGAAGGACGCACCACCAAGGAAATCCGCCGCTCACTCAAGCGATACATAGCCCGCCAGCTCTACCGCCGCCTCAGCGAGCAGAGCGGACTTGACAACACATAG
- a CDS encoding IS1634 family transposase → MAYIRTVKTASGARAVQIVHSTRRGSKDIEHIGSAHSDAEIEALKAAARQRLAAGQDELDLGLGRPGSGGPLPITTTRMEHLIGAIERVYVDLGLQAAAQGDEVFFHLVLARLVEPTSKLDSLRVIEETGLAPVSYPTVNRRLPRYAKPAFRQALAAALAATAELGPAALVLYDVSTLYFEADEGDGFREPGYSKERRIDPQITIGLLTDAAGFPLMVNAFEGNKAETKTMLPVIEAFKATYNLTVVADAGMLSHDNRDAIEAAGLSYILGARIAEVPYVIEKWLAEHPGQGPEDGQIFTAKTFTGPAGNRREGRIYYQYRAARARRTLRGIDQQVAKAEQAAAGKAPVKRNRFLTVTGEERAVNRELEAKARALAGIKGYLTNLLPEQASAEFVIGAYHRLWQIEKSFRMSKHDLAARPIYHRLQDSIEAHLSIVFAALAVARRLEHLTGWSLKKFVTTARRYKTVTIRAGDHNITAADPIPDELRDALDRIHRPPSRSAH, encoded by the coding sequence GTGGCCTACATCCGCACGGTGAAGACCGCCTCTGGGGCGCGGGCGGTGCAGATCGTTCACTCTACGCGGCGCGGGTCGAAGGACATCGAGCACATCGGCTCAGCGCACTCCGATGCCGAGATCGAAGCCCTCAAGGCCGCGGCGCGGCAGCGGCTGGCAGCGGGGCAAGACGAGCTCGATCTCGGGCTCGGCAGGCCCGGCTCGGGTGGGCCGTTGCCGATTACCACCACCCGGATGGAGCACCTGATCGGTGCGATCGAGCGTGTCTACGTCGATCTGGGCCTTCAGGCCGCGGCGCAGGGAGATGAGGTCTTCTTTCACCTGGTGCTGGCCCGCCTGGTGGAGCCGACGAGCAAGCTGGACTCGCTGCGGGTGATCGAGGAGACCGGCCTGGCCCCGGTGTCCTACCCGACCGTTAACCGGCGCCTGCCGCGCTACGCCAAGCCGGCCTTCCGTCAGGCGTTGGCGGCCGCCCTGGCCGCGACGGCAGAGCTGGGGCCAGCGGCGTTGGTGCTCTACGACGTCTCGACGTTGTATTTCGAGGCCGACGAGGGTGACGGTTTCCGGGAGCCGGGGTACTCCAAGGAGCGGCGGATCGATCCGCAGATCACCATCGGGTTGCTGACCGATGCCGCCGGGTTTCCGTTGATGGTCAACGCCTTTGAGGGCAACAAGGCCGAGACGAAGACGATGCTGCCGGTGATCGAGGCGTTCAAGGCCACCTACAACCTCACCGTGGTGGCCGATGCCGGGATGCTCAGCCACGACAACCGGGACGCGATCGAGGCCGCCGGGTTGTCCTACATCCTCGGCGCGCGGATCGCCGAGGTCCCGTACGTGATCGAGAAGTGGCTGGCCGAGCACCCCGGGCAGGGGCCGGAGGACGGGCAGATCTTCACCGCCAAGACCTTCACCGGCCCGGCCGGCAACCGCCGTGAGGGGCGAATCTACTACCAGTACCGGGCCGCCCGGGCGCGGCGGACGTTGCGGGGGATCGATCAGCAGGTCGCCAAGGCCGAACAGGCCGCCGCCGGCAAGGCCCCGGTCAAGCGCAACCGGTTCCTGACCGTCACCGGCGAGGAACGGGCCGTCAACCGTGAGTTAGAGGCCAAGGCCCGGGCCCTGGCCGGGATCAAGGGCTACCTGACCAACCTGTTGCCCGAGCAGGCGTCGGCGGAGTTCGTCATCGGCGCCTACCACCGCCTCTGGCAGATCGAGAAGTCCTTCCGGATGTCCAAGCACGACCTCGCCGCCCGGCCGATCTACCACCGCCTGCAGGACTCCATCGAGGCCCACCTGAGCATCGTCTTCGCCGCCCTCGCCGTCGCCCGCCGCCTCGAGCACCTCACCGGCTGGTCACTGAAGAAGTTCGTCACCACCGCCCGGCGCTACAAGACCGTCACGATCCGCGCCGGCGACCACAACATCACCGCCGCCGACCCTATCCCCGACGAGCTCCGCGACGCGCTCGACCGCATCCACCGGCCACCGTCACGCAGTGCTCACTAA